In Nostoc sphaeroides, the genomic window TCCCCCTGCTTCCCCTGCTCCCCCTGCTCCCCCTGCTCCCTCATCTCCCCCCTGCGGTGCATCTAACGGAAACCAAATCTTTTCCCCATCATCGCCGAAAGGGCGATCGTTTATGGCGGGTTCGTTCATATCATTCCAAATTCCTGCCACACCAACATCAGTTAAGCTTTTGTGTAAATCAGCCCACCAGTTAGACACATCAGGACGTAAAAAGTCAGGAAAAACAGCTTTCTCAGGCCAAACGTAGCCGTGGAATAACTCGCCATTTGCTTTCCGCACAAAATAGTCGTTTTTTAATCCTTGGTCAAAAACATGATAATTTCCTTCTGGTTCATACTTCACACCAGGGTCAATGATTGTAACTGTTTTGAAACCATCCTGTGCTAAATCACTAATGAGTTTTGCCGGGTTGGGGAAGCGCTGGGGACTCCAGGTAAACACCCGATAACCCCGCATATAGTCAATATCCAAGTGAATAACATCACAGGGAATGCGACGCTGACGAAATTCTTGCGCCAGTTCCCGCACAACGGTTTCTGATTCGTAACTCCAGCGACATTGATGATAACCTAGCGCCCATTTCGGCGGTAATGGCATTCTTCCAGTTAATTGAGTGTAAGTCTCCAGGATTTGGGCAGGTTCGGGGCCATAGATAATGTAATAATCCAATTCCCCACCACGAGTTTCCATCTTCCAAATACCTGGTTGTTCAGCACCGATATCGAACTGACTCCAAAAAGAGGTATTGAAAAAGATGCCATAGCCTAACTCTGGGCGCAAAGCCATAAAAAATGGAATTGCTTGGTACATTTCATCAGTCAGGGCATCATAATCTAAAGCATCCGTTGTCCAGTTGGTTTTTACTTCGCTGAGTTTATCCAGAAAGCCTGTGCGTTCACCAAAACCATAGAAATGTTCATCGGCTGCAATTTCCTTCCATCCTGCAACTGCGCCCATCCGCCAACCTATACCCATCTCTGCATCTTGAGCAAAAGGGCGATTATCTTTGTCAAAACAAGCAATGCGGCACTTTTCTCGCTGGACGCACACACGAATCTGCGCTGTTTCAATTTCTACCGTTGCTTCAGTTTCCTGCACCGTAAAAGGTATTATTGCCCATTCTGCATCATCCAGCGTTACTGCCCAAGAACGCCGGGGCATAAATTCTCCAGTTGGTGCAAAACGCACACGGATTAAATTGGGCGCAAGGACGCTGATAGTAAAGCGTGAGTCGCCACAGTCAAAATTAATAATATTATTGTCCCACGTTACAGCTTTTACATTGCTAAGAGTTGTCCAAGGTTGGTTAGTAGTGGGTAGTTTTCCGAAATATTGCGGCATATCAGTTATTCAGCAGGTAAACACTTGTCCGCATTCATGATTACAGAGATACTCAGGCTCAAACTCTTTCTTTCGCTAGAGGTTGAGTGAAAGATTAGCAGATATTTTTTAGCATAGAGTAGTTTTCGTAATGCAGTAATACCAATTTGAAAATAAGAATGCGACAAATAGACCATTTGTAGAGACGCGATTCATCGCGTCTTTACCCAAGGATGTGTTGCAATCATCAATTGAAATCGCCCCCCTGGAATTCGTGCGATGATGCCGATAGCACAGGAGGAGGCGATATTGATTCCGTTGAAAAAGTTGCTCCCGGTACAGGTGCAGTGGTGCTACGTGGTTTGACAAAAGTCGCAGCTTACCGAGATGAAAACGGCACACTGCACGAACATTCGGCAATCTGTACTCACCTCAACTGTATCGTCGCTTAGAATTCCTCAGAAAAGACCTGGGATTGCCCACTTTTTTATTGTCAATCTCGTAAATATACGGGAACTTATTGTTCTCCGTTATGGTCACTTTATGTCACCTTAAACAGTAAGCAGGTTCCCACTCTAATCGATCAAGCGTGGACGTAGCCCAACCCAGCGATCGCAAGCCTTTATGTGTAATTTAACTTACCCTAAGCCTCCGACAAGCCGCCGTTCGCATCTAAAGGTGCGTACACTTACTGTCATCCATTACCAGGTTCTCCTAAGATTGTCTTTATATATACAATAGTTATAATTTGTTAGTCAAATTAACGCAGACTTAAAACACTTTTAAATCCAGATAATGGATGTTTGCTCATGGAAAAATTTCGCGTTAATCAACTAAATATTAGCATAATTCTTTATATTTATAC contains:
- a CDS encoding glycoside hydrolase family 31 protein; this encodes MPQYFGKLPTTNQPWTTLSNVKAVTWDNNIINFDCGDSRFTISVLAPNLIRVRFAPTGEFMPRRSWAVTLDDAEWAIIPFTVQETEATVEIETAQIRVCVQREKCRIACFDKDNRPFAQDAEMGIGWRMGAVAGWKEIAADEHFYGFGERTGFLDKLSEVKTNWTTDALDYDALTDEMYQAIPFFMALRPELGYGIFFNTSFWSQFDIGAEQPGIWKMETRGGELDYYIIYGPEPAQILETYTQLTGRMPLPPKWALGYHQCRWSYESETVVRELAQEFRQRRIPCDVIHLDIDYMRGYRVFTWSPQRFPNPAKLISDLAQDGFKTVTIIDPGVKYEPEGNYHVFDQGLKNDYFVRKANGELFHGYVWPEKAVFPDFLRPDVSNWWADLHKSLTDVGVAGIWNDMNEPAINDRPFGDDGEKIWFPLDAPQGGDEGAGGAGGAGEAGGEEKQSKIVRLSEVEVQNSESKIDVTHTEVHNLYGLMMAKACYEGLERHRSSQRSFVLTRSGYAGVQRWSSVWMGDNQSLWEHLEMSLPMLCNMGLSGVGFVGCDIGGFAGNATAELFARWMQVGMLYPLMRGHSAMSTARHEPWVFGDRVENICREYINLRYQLLPYIYSLFWEAATTGAPILRPLLYHFPNDPKTYSLYDQVLLGASLMAAPIYRPGVEHRSVYLPLGTWYDWWSGDRYEGPIHILAHAPLERMPLYVRGGAIVPMQPVRQYVDQAPLDEIRLRIWPGNNEYQLFEDDGQTNEYQDQKFSQSSISVFTESNQTVVEIGARVGEWTPPAREVIVELVGVGEQRFPDDGKRHTLQF